Proteins from a single region of Caloramator sp. E03:
- a CDS encoding IS3 family transposase (programmed frameshift) — MAKGQKYYTEEFRKTIVELYNSGKSLAELNSEYGISKSTINGWIKKAKPITVDKDTIMTSEEYQAMLKKMARLEEENEILKKGHGHIRKEVTSIFEFINDHKEEHDIKLMCEVLKVSRSSFYKYLYKTESKRSIENKMYEEEILKIYKDSKGRYGAPKIHKVLREERGHAISLKRVQRIMKKLNIKSIIIKKFRSQSSKSKIEAKENVLKRDFSTTTINEKWVTDITYIYTLKDRWCYLASVLDLHTKKIIGYAFSKTMDTELAIKAVENAYITQKPKNTVILHSDLGSQYTSSKFDDYLKEHNIIHSFSGKGCPYDNACIESFHATLKKEEVNLATYYDFDAARIAIFEYIESWYNRKRLHSSIGYMTPQQLEDALRKTA, encoded by the exons ATGGCAAAAGGGCAAAAGTATTATACAGAAGAATTTAGAAAGACAATTGTAGAGCTCTATAACTCTGGTAAGAGTTTGGCAGAGCTTAACAGCGAATATGGCATATCAAAATCAACAATCAATGGATGGATTAAGAAAGCTAAACCAATAACTGTGGATAAAGATACAATTATGACATCAGAAGAGTATCAGGCAATGTTAAAGAAGATGGCAAGGCTTGAGGAGGAAAATGAAATATTAAAAAAAG GCCATGGCCATATTCGCAAAGAAGTAACCTCTATTTTTGAGTTTATCAATGATCATAAAGAAGAGCACGATATCAAGCTAATGTGTGAAGTCTTAAAGGTTTCAAGAAGCTCTTTCTATAAGTATCTATACAAAACCGAAAGCAAAAGAAGCATAGAAAACAAGATGTATGAGGAAGAAATACTGAAGATCTATAAAGATAGTAAAGGTCGTTATGGTGCTCCAAAAATACATAAAGTGTTGCGTGAGGAAAGAGGACATGCCATAAGCCTTAAGAGAGTCCAAAGGATTATGAAAAAACTAAATATAAAGTCCATAATTATCAAAAAATTCAGATCTCAATCTTCCAAAAGCAAAATAGAAGCTAAAGAAAACGTTTTAAAAAGAGATTTTTCAACAACTACAATAAATGAAAAATGGGTTACGGATATAACTTATATTTATACACTCAAGGACAGATGGTGCTATCTTGCTTCAGTTTTGGATCTTCATACAAAGAAAATTATTGGCTATGCTTTTTCAAAGACTATGGATACAGAACTAGCTATAAAGGCTGTAGAAAATGCCTATATAACTCAAAAACCAAAGAATACTGTTATACTCCACAGTGATTTGGGCTCACAGTATACAAGCTCTAAATTTGATGATTATCTTAAAGAGCATAATATAATTCATTCCTTCAGCGGCAAGGGATGCCCCTATGACAATGCTTGTATAGAATCCTTTCATGCTACACTAAAAAAGGAAGAAGTAAACTTAGCTACATACTATGACTTTGATGCTGCAAGGATAGCTATATTTGAATACATAGAATCCTGGTATAATAGAAAAAGGCTTCATAGCAGTATCGGTTATATGACTCCTCAACAGCTTGAAGATGCCTTAAGAAAAACTGCATAA
- a CDS encoding BppU family phage baseplate upper protein, with the protein MKFEIKQNDTLPPLKVKLTQTDGSVLDLSGATVKLVINGIGEKTMVIEDAVQCIARYDWQVTDTSKAGVYLAEVKVQYPNGTRQTIPTVGTIEIHIYKELTANV; encoded by the coding sequence TTGAAATTTGAGATAAAACAAAACGATACACTGCCACCGTTGAAAGTCAAATTGACCCAAACGGACGGCAGTGTTCTTGATTTGTCAGGAGCAACGGTGAAACTTGTCATCAATGGGATAGGCGAAAAAACAATGGTGATAGAGGACGCAGTACAATGTATTGCCCGATATGATTGGCAGGTAACAGACACATCAAAAGCTGGGGTGTATCTTGCAGAGGTTAAGGTACAATACCCAAACGGTACGAGGCAGACCATACCAACAGTTGGTACAATCGAGATACACATATATAAGGAGCTGACAGCTAATGTTTAA
- a CDS encoding LamG-like jellyroll fold domain-containing protein, translated as MKIPTAGILNPQEGTIEFRVKPLVLKDWNNYFYMLTSNGRFLLFFCANGSACFDYGPDNSGVFTSSNIIRVNNWHYIALRWSVTIGKQALFVNGIKYEKNLPNGVATSFPSTVSIVNNYSALIDTLRISNRTRTDEEIMEAYQSEQALPVDEWTTYKLNFDNNLNFGQGGYYISPEFDLSAVGTAATSAISWQEDADGIQRTVYAKLDNQTNWVEVINGGKLPINAGDLLTGRKLQLKTKLLKVV; from the coding sequence ATGAAGATACCGACAGCGGGGATATTAAATCCACAAGAGGGGACAATTGAATTTCGGGTGAAACCACTTGTATTAAAAGATTGGAATAATTACTTTTATATGCTAACAAGTAATGGTAGATTTCTATTATTTTTCTGTGCTAATGGTAGTGCATGTTTTGATTATGGTCCTGATAATTCTGGGGTATTCACTTCTTCTAATATTATTAGAGTAAATAATTGGCATTATATTGCTTTACGTTGGTCGGTAACTATAGGTAAACAAGCTTTGTTTGTAAATGGAATTAAATATGAGAAAAATTTACCTAATGGTGTAGCAACAAGTTTTCCTTCAACAGTATCTATTGTAAATAACTATTCAGCTCTCATTGACACCCTCCGCATCTCCAACCGTACCAGAACAGATGAAGAGATAATGGAGGCGTACCAGAGTGAGCAGGCATTACCTGTGGATGAGTGGACAACATATAAACTTAATTTTGATAATAACCTTAATTTCGGTCAAGGAGGCTACTACATCAGCCCAGAATTTGACCTATCAGCGGTTGGTACAGCTGCAACAAGTGCTATATCATGGCAAGAAGATGCAGACGGGATACAGAGAACAGTATATGCAAAGTTAGACAACCAAACTAATTGGGTAGAAGTGATAAATGGTGGTAAACTGCCTATTAATGCTGGTGATTTGTTGACAGGGAGGAAACTGCAACTTAAAACTAAATTACTGAAGGTGGTATAA
- a CDS encoding DUF6711 family protein: MTINGITIKTPTDLKVGVFRITKSERTASGKMMMEIIAVKRRLDLRWEIISDIDLQIILNILESKVFHTVVYPDPQNGETATITAYVGDINMEAWQKVGNRYYKNVSLALIEQ, from the coding sequence ATGACTATAAATGGAATTACAATTAAAACGCCTACGGATTTAAAAGTAGGCGTTTTTCGTATAACAAAAAGCGAAAGAACTGCATCTGGGAAAATGATGATGGAAATTATTGCAGTTAAAAGAAGATTAGATTTGCGATGGGAAATTATTAGTGATATAGATTTACAAATAATATTAAATATTCTTGAAAGTAAAGTATTTCACACTGTTGTTTATCCAGATCCACAAAACGGTGAAACTGCAACGATAACTGCTTATGTGGGTGATATAAACATGGAAGCGTGGCAAAAGGTAGGGAACAGGTATTACAAGAATGTTAGTTTGGCACTCATTGAACAATAG
- a CDS encoding tape measure protein has protein sequence MKVGELFVAMGVDFSQYEKDLDKAEKRAQKTGANIGDIFKNALSFTIGMGMFEAVKSGFKTITSSALDFNSMIERATIGFTTMLGSAEKAQSFLDKMGKFAAGTPFEYPDLLDASQRLMAMGFTADEVLPTLKAIGDAMAGMGKGTNEINGVIYALGQMRMAGRVNAQDMMQLVNQGIPAWQILAEEMGKTTAEIRKMSEQGLIPADYAVNVLINGMEKRFPNMMKNMENTWQGVTSTIKDIWRMTIGAITQDLFKGLTSWLTKIRDTAANFYNLFSFLKKHGIDTTNALRIAISNTFGTDLANIVYTFISSIQALGKTMITVASFIRKHWEKIRPVLLIVLNTFLLFRVVIPLLGAVRNVINLIDAGLGAMNILVALAIVGMTALALIWNQYLNSMEQASIQDIMNSYNAAMKEYTDSSKSAANATNEETTALKNAQKAAEKNIQSFDEVHNIMDSIEDAAEGAANSFTDVANNLQLPDVENSLSNLKPTEQKGFWQWLADDLSQTLDNIKNKLIIFFAEISSMQPPQIPPPNISPVTDSLATVNSLIKSLGDTINSWATETQTVINNWSNEISTCFNQWSLSVTTILNNWLLNGIGVISRWAINTLTEINLWVLDTANIIGTWVTNTELSINTWVQNTWSTISNWKNVIIQSIANWSTSTWTTISTWATNTKTAFLLWKENVIKNINEWIINTETALQNWAKNTYDNICNWIISTATNIGEWAINTSDIIANWITTTSSNVANWAQNIGTNIYNFASQGYSLIYNWGHNSLSVFNSFLDTTAKNVVNWANSVGETLAKWASEAFSTIASLASAVGASIGSALNVTFEKIQTGFQAVSEWASENKNWLIPVTIAAGITAAGIATIATGGAAGAALLAAIPAFANGGIVTQPTVGLVGEAGPEAIVPITQLKDDIYGAVLQGIKNSTQTNVVSQPEIHLHIGTLIADDYGLKKLEQKLREFRINEEQRLGADRR, from the coding sequence ATGAAAGTCGGGGAATTATTTGTAGCAATGGGTGTTGATTTTTCACAATATGAAAAAGACTTAGATAAGGCAGAAAAAAGAGCCCAAAAGACAGGGGCTAATATAGGGGATATATTTAAAAATGCATTATCATTTACCATAGGTATGGGTATGTTTGAAGCTGTTAAATCAGGCTTTAAAACTATTACAAGCAGTGCATTAGACTTTAACAGTATGATAGAAAGAGCAACAATAGGTTTTACTACAATGCTTGGTAGTGCTGAAAAAGCTCAAAGTTTTTTAGATAAAATGGGCAAATTTGCAGCAGGAACACCATTTGAGTATCCTGACCTATTAGATGCATCTCAAAGGCTTATGGCAATGGGTTTTACAGCTGATGAAGTACTTCCAACATTAAAAGCTATTGGAGATGCAATGGCGGGAATGGGAAAAGGTACGAATGAAATTAATGGTGTGATATACGCATTAGGCCAAATGCGTATGGCGGGAAGAGTTAATGCACAAGATATGATGCAGCTTGTTAATCAAGGTATTCCAGCATGGCAGATTCTCGCTGAAGAAATGGGCAAAACTACAGCTGAAATTAGAAAGATGTCTGAACAAGGGTTAATTCCTGCTGATTATGCAGTAAATGTTCTTATCAATGGAATGGAAAAGCGTTTCCCTAACATGATGAAAAATATGGAAAATACATGGCAAGGGGTTACATCGACCATAAAAGATATATGGAGAATGACAATAGGAGCTATTACACAGGATTTGTTTAAAGGATTAACAAGTTGGTTAACAAAAATAAGAGATACTGCTGCAAACTTTTATAACTTATTTAGTTTTTTAAAAAAACATGGGATAGATACAACAAATGCTTTAAGAATTGCAATTAGCAACACATTTGGTACAGATTTGGCAAATATCGTATATACATTTATTTCGTCAATACAAGCATTAGGTAAAACAATGATAACTGTTGCAAGTTTTATACGAAAGCATTGGGAAAAAATTAGACCTGTGTTACTTATTGTTTTAAATACTTTTTTACTATTTAGAGTTGTTATACCTTTATTAGGTGCAGTTAGAAATGTAATAAATCTTATTGATGCAGGATTAGGAGCAATGAACATTCTTGTTGCTTTAGCAATAGTAGGAATGACTGCATTAGCACTTATTTGGAATCAGTATTTAAATTCTATGGAACAGGCAAGTATACAGGATATAATGAATTCATACAATGCTGCTATGAAGGAATATACTGATAGTTCAAAAAGTGCTGCTAATGCTACAAACGAGGAAACTACTGCATTAAAAAATGCACAAAAAGCAGCTGAAAAAAATATACAATCATTTGATGAGGTTCATAATATTATGGATAGCATTGAAGATGCAGCAGAAGGAGCAGCAAATAGTTTTACAGATGTTGCAAATAATTTACAGTTACCTGATGTGGAAAATTCTCTTAGTAATTTAAAGCCAACTGAACAGAAAGGATTTTGGCAATGGCTTGCAGATGATTTAAGTCAAACTCTTGATAATATAAAAAATAAGCTTATTATATTTTTTGCTGAAATAAGTTCTATGCAACCACCACAAATACCACCACCGAACATTTCACCAGTTACAGATAGTCTTGCAACTGTAAACAGTTTAATAAAAAGCTTAGGAGATACAATAAACAGCTGGGCAACAGAAACACAAACAGTAATTAATAATTGGTCTAATGAAATAAGTACTTGTTTTAATCAGTGGAGTTTGTCAGTTACAACTATTTTAAATAACTGGTTATTAAACGGGATTGGAGTAATATCAAGATGGGCAATTAATACATTGACAGAAATTAATTTATGGGTACTTGATACTGCAAACATAATAGGAACTTGGGTTACAAATACAGAGTTATCAATAAACACATGGGTTCAAAATACATGGTCAACAATTAGTAATTGGAAAAATGTAATTATACAGAGTATTGCCAACTGGAGTACATCAACATGGACAACAATTAGTACATGGGCAACAAATACTAAAACTGCATTTTTATTATGGAAAGAAAATGTAATTAAAAATATTAATGAATGGATTATAAATACAGAAACAGCATTACAAAATTGGGCAAAAAACACTTATGATAATATATGTAATTGGATAATAAGTACAGCAACTAATATTGGAGAATGGGCAATAAATACAAGTGATATCATAGCAAACTGGATAACTACTACATCTTCAAATGTAGCAAACTGGGCACAAAATATCGGAACAAATATATACAATTTTGCAAGTCAGGGCTACAGTCTTATCTATAACTGGGGGCACAATTCACTAAGTGTATTTAATAGCTTTTTGGATACAACGGCTAAAAATGTTGTTAACTGGGCTAATTCAGTAGGAGAAACTTTAGCAAAATGGGCAAGTGAAGCATTTTCAACAATTGCATCTTTAGCTTCTGCAGTTGGAGCAAGTATAGGGAGTGCATTAAATGTTACATTTGAAAAAATACAAACAGGATTTCAGGCTGTTAGTGAATGGGCAAGCGAAAATAAAAACTGGCTTATTCCAGTTACAATTGCAGCTGGTATTACAGCTGCTGGGATTGCTACAATAGCAACAGGCGGAGCAGCAGGTGCTGCACTACTAGCAGCAATACCAGCTTTTGCAAATGGTGGAATAGTAACACAACCAACAGTAGGTTTAGTTGGTGAGGCAGGGCCAGAAGCTATCGTACCAATAACACAACTTAAAGATGACATATATGGAGCAGTACTACAAGGAATAAAAAATTCAACACAGACAAATGTAGTATCACAACCAGAAATACATCTGCACATAGGAACATTAATTGCTGATGATTATGGGCTTAAAAAATTAGAGCAAAAGTTAAGAGAGTTTAGAATAAATGAAGAACAGCGTTTAGGAGCTGATAGAAGATGA
- a CDS encoding phage tail tube protein has product MAISGKGGSVYISTNKVTEISQWSIDCGADNIETTNFDSNGWKEFITGLKEWSGSFEGNFNPSDTNGQRALITAWQNGQTVSLELRIDATKKLAGTAYINFSIEMPVDDKGTFKCDFQGTGALTITLT; this is encoded by the coding sequence ATGGCAATTAGCGGTAAAGGCGGAAGTGTATATATTAGTACAAACAAAGTTACAGAGATTTCACAATGGTCTATTGACTGTGGAGCAGACAATATTGAAACAACAAATTTTGATTCAAACGGTTGGAAGGAATTTATCACTGGATTAAAAGAGTGGAGCGGTAGTTTTGAAGGAAACTTCAATCCTTCTGATACAAATGGGCAAAGAGCACTTATTACGGCATGGCAAAATGGGCAAACAGTATCCCTTGAACTTAGAATTGATGCTACAAAGAAACTTGCAGGGACAGCTTATATAAATTTTTCAATCGAAATGCCTGTTGATGATAAGGGAACATTTAAATGTGATTTCCAAGGAACAGGTGCATTAACTATAACCTTAACATAA
- a CDS encoding minor capsid protein, whose translation MLLDDIGQYLEEQNIGRLGTDIFLSLLPEDIDNCIALFEYGGEAPELHSNIEKPRLQAMVRNVDYQTGRMTIEQIKNILHGLSEQIINGKRYLLIMALQCPEFLGYDENNRSEFVCNFEIIKEV comes from the coding sequence ATGTTGCTTGATGATATAGGACAATATTTAGAAGAGCAAAACATCGGTCGATTAGGAACCGATATTTTTTTATCACTGTTGCCAGAAGATATAGATAATTGCATAGCATTGTTTGAATATGGTGGTGAAGCACCAGAACTGCATAGTAATATTGAAAAACCAAGGTTGCAGGCAATGGTAAGGAATGTTGATTATCAAACAGGAAGAATGACAATTGAACAGATAAAAAATATATTACATGGTTTATCAGAACAAATTATCAATGGTAAAAGATATCTATTAATCATGGCTTTGCAATGTCCTGAATTTTTAGGCTATGACGAAAATAACAGATCCGAATTTGTTTGTAATTTTGAAATTATAAAGGAGGTATAG
- a CDS encoding HK97 gp10 family phage protein, whose product MSGFDLKWRGNLAKDMVRETAKQVLLKCGADLQGKSAEQAPIDNGDLRRNCSVSPIQDNNGEINIKIGYDLPYARRQHEGLHFKHPKGGKAKFLEDPFNENIDKYDSYIQKTIKYALKKG is encoded by the coding sequence ATGAGTGGTTTTGACCTGAAATGGAGAGGTAATTTAGCAAAAGATATGGTGAGAGAAACAGCTAAACAGGTTTTATTAAAATGTGGTGCTGATTTACAAGGTAAATCAGCAGAGCAAGCTCCTATTGATAATGGGGATTTGAGAAGGAATTGCAGCGTAAGTCCAATTCAAGATAACAATGGAGAAATTAATATAAAAATAGGTTATGATTTGCCTTATGCACGAAGACAACATGAAGGATTGCATTTTAAACATCCTAAAGGTGGCAAAGCAAAATTTTTAGAGGATCCATTCAATGAAAATATAGATAAGTATGACTCATATATTCAAAAAACGATAAAATATGCCCTCAAGAAGGGGTGA
- the tnpA gene encoding IS200/IS605 family transposase, with product MDNESLSHTKWNCKYHIVFAPKYRRQIIYGKIKEDIGKILRKLCEYKGVEIIEANACKDHIHMLVSIPPKLSVAQFMGYLKGKSSLMIFDRHANLKYKYGNRQFWCKGYYVDTVGRNKKVIEEYIKNQLQEDIAYDQISLKEYIDPFTGEPVNKGKK from the coding sequence ATGGATAATGAAAGTTTATCACATACCAAATGGAATTGTAAATATCATATTGTATTTGCACCAAAATATAGACGGCAAATAATATATGGGAAAATAAAAGAAGACATAGGCAAGATATTAAGAAAATTATGTGAATATAAAGGAGTAGAAATAATAGAAGCAAACGCATGTAAGGATCATATACATATGCTTGTAAGTATACCACCTAAATTAAGCGTAGCACAGTTTATGGGATATTTAAAAGGGAAAAGTTCATTGATGATATTTGATAGACATGCAAATTTAAAATATAAGTATGGGAATAGACAGTTTTGGTGTAAAGGATATTATGTAGATACAGTAGGCAGAAATAAAAAAGTGATAGAAGAGTATATAAAGAATCAATTACAGGAAGACATAGCGTATGATCAAATAAGTTTGAAAGAATATATAGACCCGTTTACGGGTGAGCCGGTGAACAAAGGCAAAAAATAA
- a CDS encoding DnaT-like ssDNA-binding protein produces MALTEGVDSFCTLEWAEEYFGEKLYCDEWTGADQGTKEKALKEATRRINKLSFKGMKADPGQILQFPRIIVNIGQRIGFFGVIEQPTIPDEVKAATCEEALALLKYGNSARTKAQEQNVVRVTFGDVSEEYAGYGKLLSKEALDLLKPYIAGAVVIR; encoded by the coding sequence ATGGCACTCACAGAAGGAGTTGACAGCTTCTGCACACTCGAATGGGCAGAAGAATATTTTGGAGAAAAACTTTACTGCGATGAATGGACAGGAGCAGACCAAGGAACAAAAGAAAAAGCACTCAAAGAAGCAACAAGACGAATAAATAAACTAAGTTTTAAAGGAATGAAAGCAGATCCAGGACAAATACTGCAGTTTCCAAGGATAATAGTTAACATTGGACAAAGGATAGGCTTTTTTGGAGTTATAGAACAGCCTACAATTCCAGACGAAGTTAAAGCTGCAACTTGCGAAGAAGCTTTAGCACTACTTAAATATGGGAATAGTGCAAGGACTAAAGCACAAGAGCAAAATGTAGTTAGAGTTACGTTTGGAGATGTATCAGAAGAATATGCGGGATATGGGAAATTACTTAGTAAAGAAGCGTTAGATTTATTAAAGCCTTACATTGCTGGGGCGGTGGTGATAAGATGA
- a CDS encoding major capsid protein, with the protein MAITKIQDVIIPEVFNPYVIQRTAELSALYQSGILSHTPEFDRLASAGAKTINMPFWNDLTGDDEVLSDNSALTPDKITAGQDVAVILRRGKAWAVNDLAANLAGDDPMRAIADLVAGYWARQMQRTLLSLLNGVFASNSMTGNLHDVSAATGDAAKFTGGTFIDAVQKLGDAKDKLTAIIMHSAVEASLAKQNLIQTVQPSDGSPSIKTYMGKRVIVDDGCPYDSGTGIFTTYIFGEGAIAYGSGNPVGFVATETDRDSLAGEDYLINRKTFILHPRGVAFTSASVAGSSPSNAELATAANWNRVYENKNIRIVAFKHKI; encoded by the coding sequence ATGGCTATTACAAAAATTCAAGATGTTATAATTCCAGAGGTATTTAATCCTTATGTAATTCAAAGAACAGCTGAACTTTCAGCCCTATATCAAAGTGGTATTTTATCACATACACCTGAGTTTGACAGATTAGCTTCAGCAGGAGCAAAAACAATAAATATGCCATTTTGGAATGATTTGACTGGTGATGATGAAGTTTTAAGTGATAATTCAGCATTAACACCAGATAAGATTACTGCAGGTCAAGATGTAGCGGTAATATTAAGAAGAGGAAAAGCTTGGGCAGTAAATGATTTAGCAGCAAATTTAGCAGGAGATGACCCAATGAGAGCAATAGCAGATTTAGTTGCTGGCTATTGGGCAAGACAAATGCAAAGAACATTATTATCATTACTTAATGGGGTATTTGCTTCAAATTCAATGACAGGAAATTTACATGATGTGTCAGCAGCCACAGGAGATGCTGCAAAATTTACTGGGGGAACATTTATAGATGCTGTTCAAAAGCTTGGTGATGCAAAAGATAAATTAACTGCAATTATTATGCATTCAGCAGTTGAAGCTTCACTTGCAAAGCAAAATCTTATTCAAACTGTTCAACCATCAGATGGTTCACCATCAATTAAAACATACATGGGTAAGAGAGTTATTGTTGATGATGGATGCCCATACGACAGTGGAACTGGTATATTTACAACCTACATCTTTGGAGAAGGTGCAATTGCTTATGGTAGTGGTAATCCAGTAGGATTTGTAGCAACAGAAACAGATAGAGACTCACTTGCTGGAGAAGATTACTTAATCAATAGAAAGACATTTATATTACATCCAAGAGGAGTAGCATTTACGTCAGCATCAGTTGCAGGTTCATCTCCAAGCAATGCTGAACTTGCTACAGCTGCAAATTGGAATAGAGTATATGAAAATAAGAACATCAGAATAGTTGCATTTAAACATAAGATATGA
- a CDS encoding phage scaffolding protein has translation MDLKELLGEELYKQVKEKIGDKELILNDGSYIPKAKFDEINEQKKLYKQQADDLNKQLEEMKKQAKGNEELQNQIQELQAKLQESENKIKDVSLTAAIKMAAIKSNAKDPDIVSMLIDKSKLNIKEDGSIEGLDEQLKSIAESKAFLFGEVQSKIGSSSNPAGGANSTIKNPWAKETFNLTEQAKILKENPALAEQLKASAGVK, from the coding sequence ATGGACTTAAAAGAACTTTTAGGAGAGGAACTATACAAACAAGTAAAAGAAAAAATAGGGGATAAGGAGCTAATATTAAATGATGGCTCATATATCCCAAAGGCAAAGTTTGATGAGATTAACGAACAGAAGAAACTCTATAAGCAGCAAGCCGATGATTTAAATAAGCAACTTGAAGAGATGAAAAAACAAGCAAAAGGTAATGAAGAATTGCAAAATCAAATTCAGGAGCTCCAAGCAAAACTTCAAGAATCAGAGAATAAGATTAAAGATGTAAGCCTAACTGCAGCAATAAAAATGGCTGCAATTAAATCAAACGCAAAAGACCCAGATATTGTTTCTATGCTTATTGATAAGTCAAAATTAAATATTAAAGAAGATGGATCCATCGAAGGCCTTGATGAGCAATTAAAATCAATTGCTGAATCAAAGGCTTTTTTATTTGGTGAAGTGCAAAGCAAAATAGGTAGTAGTTCTAATCCTGCAGGAGGAGCAAATTCAACAATTAAAAACCCATGGGCAAAAGAAACATTTAATTTAACAGAACAAGCAAAAATTTTAAAGGAAAATCCTGCATTAGCGGAACAACTTAAGGCTTCAGCAGGAGTAAAATGA
- a CDS encoding phage minor capsid protein has protein sequence MPYDVEKQIQALVEIYRQGFIEVLKVLLQKEAKKQNTVFYKDQLKQIMKILNQIDKDAAKWIQEVIPQVYQDNYTQVLAYINKVGMQKDIRPEFAQIHQRAIDVIAQNMYDNLKQATQFAGRRINDYYRQAALEASAKKYSSGQTIKDMKKELQQKLLTQGLTGFKDKLGREWRLDRYAEMVARTTTAEIASVATLNTCEEAGIDLVKMTTHYPTCEKCAPLQGKVFSISGKDKRYPKLEDRYRPPIHPNCRHSIHPYVREFDDNAEETEKFSNTSLTKDPRNEKEKEAYKEIRDKVTIQSNRRKAREVLYNENAPLLEKIKAAEKLKKSYEKTGTKPVGKDASIIKQYKEYIEKLNLGNIVNIDEKSGIITIEGRRIPKEAIPNAVIDLKIENKIIQRRIFDNKGFPKLDIDLTDHNKPWAHAKPHAHDWVNGERNKKWRKLNEDEYNSIKDLLVGDEDGI, from the coding sequence ATGCCTTATGATGTTGAAAAACAAATACAGGCTTTGGTTGAAATATATAGACAAGGTTTTATTGAAGTATTGAAAGTGTTATTACAAAAGGAAGCAAAAAAGCAAAATACAGTATTTTATAAAGACCAATTAAAGCAAATAATGAAGATACTTAATCAGATAGATAAAGATGCTGCAAAGTGGATACAAGAAGTTATACCTCAAGTTTATCAAGATAATTACACACAAGTTTTAGCATACATCAATAAAGTAGGTATGCAAAAAGACATAAGACCAGAGTTTGCTCAAATTCACCAAAGAGCAATAGATGTTATTGCACAGAATATGTATGATAATTTAAAGCAAGCAACACAGTTTGCAGGTAGAAGAATAAATGATTATTACAGACAAGCAGCACTTGAAGCGTCAGCTAAAAAATATTCATCAGGTCAGACTATAAAAGATATGAAAAAAGAATTGCAACAAAAATTATTAACACAAGGTCTTACTGGATTTAAGGATAAGTTAGGTAGAGAGTGGCGATTAGATAGATATGCAGAAATGGTTGCAAGGACGACAACAGCAGAAATAGCAAGTGTTGCGACATTAAATACTTGTGAGGAAGCAGGAATTGACTTAGTAAAAATGACAACACATTATCCAACATGTGAAAAATGTGCACCGCTGCAAGGGAAAGTGTTTAGTATAAGCGGTAAAGATAAACGTTATCCAAAGCTTGAAGATAGATATAGGCCACCGATTCACCCTAATTGCAGGCACTCGATTCATCCTTATGTAAGAGAATTTGACGATAATGCAGAAGAAACAGAAAAGTTTAGCAATACTTCCCTTACAAAAGACCCACGCAACGAAAAAGAAAAAGAAGCATACAAAGAAATAAGGGATAAGGTAACTATTCAAAGTAATAGACGCAAAGCAAGGGAAGTATTATATAATGAAAATGCACCATTATTAGAGAAGATAAAAGCTGCCGAGAAACTAAAAAAGAGTTATGAAAAAACGGGAACAAAGCCTGTTGGTAAAGATGCAAGTATAATTAAGCAATACAAAGAATATATAGAAAAGTTGAATTTAGGTAATATAGTGAATATAGATGAAAAAAGTGGTATAATAACAATAGAAGGAAGAAGAATACCAAAAGAAGCTATTCCAAATGCAGTTATAGACCTAAAAATTGAGAATAAAATTATACAAAGAAGAATTTTTGATAATAAAGGATTTCCTAAATTAGATATAGATTTGACAGACCATAATAAGCCATGGGCACATGCTAAACCACATGCTCACGATTGGGTAAATGGAGAACGTAATAAAAAGTGGCGAAAATTAAATGAAGATGAATATAATTCAATAAAAGATTTATTGGTTGGTGATGAAGATGGAATATGA